A section of the Phycodurus eques isolate BA_2022a chromosome 4, UOR_Pequ_1.1, whole genome shotgun sequence genome encodes:
- the josd2 gene encoding josephin-2 isoform X2: protein MSEGEVFHEKQRLELCAIHALNNVLQERVFTKETADDICKRLAPQCVVNPHRSVLGTGNYDVNVIMAALQSRELAAVWWDKRRTVASLCISKVQGFILNVPSCVSLGILSLPLPRRRHWLAVRQVNGQYYNLDSKLKNPVCIGGEAELQFLSEQLSQDVAEMLLVVRREVEEDGSWLNPDPAGDGANSTAVRAKLRTFFLFFFF, encoded by the exons aTGAGTGAAGGGGAAGTGTTCCACGAGAAGCAGCGTCTGGAGCTGTGCGCCATCCATGCGCTCAACAACGTGCTCCAGGAGCGGGTGTTCACCAAAGAGACGGCCGACGACATCTGCAAACG GCTGGCTCCACAGTGTGTGGTCAACCCCCATCGCTCTGTGTTAGGCACTGGCAACTATGACGTTAACGTCATCATGGCTGCCCTACAGAGCAGGGAGCTGGCAGCCGTGTGGTGGGACAAACGCAG GACGGTCGCGAGCCTTTGCATCTCCAAGGTGCAGGGCTTCATCCTCAACGTCCCTTCATGCGTGTCGCTCGGAATCCTGTCGCTGCCGCTGCCGCGGCGGCGCCACTGGCTCGCCGTCCGACAAGTCAACGGGCAGTATTACAACCTGGACTCCAAGCTCAAGAATCCCGTGTGTATCGGAGGGGAGGCGGAACTACA GTTTCTGAGCGAGCAGCTCTCTCAGGACGTGGCCGAGATGCTCCTGGTGGTGCGGCgggaggtggaggaggacgGCTCCTGGCTGAACCCCGACCCCGCCGGTGACGGGGCCAACAGTACTGCCGTGAGAGCAAAACtaaggactttttttctttttttttttttttaa
- the josd2 gene encoding josephin-2 isoform X1, producing the protein MSEGEVFHEKQRLELCAIHALNNVLQERVFTKETADDICKRLAPQCVVNPHRSVLGTGNYDVNVIMAALQSRELAAVWWDKRRTVASLCISKVQGFILNVPSCVSLGILSLPLPRRRHWLAVRQVNGQYYNLDSKLKNPVCIGGEAELQRFLSEQLSQDVAEMLLVVRREVEEDGSWLNPDPAGDGANSTAVRAKLRTFFLFFFF; encoded by the exons aTGAGTGAAGGGGAAGTGTTCCACGAGAAGCAGCGTCTGGAGCTGTGCGCCATCCATGCGCTCAACAACGTGCTCCAGGAGCGGGTGTTCACCAAAGAGACGGCCGACGACATCTGCAAACG GCTGGCTCCACAGTGTGTGGTCAACCCCCATCGCTCTGTGTTAGGCACTGGCAACTATGACGTTAACGTCATCATGGCTGCCCTACAGAGCAGGGAGCTGGCAGCCGTGTGGTGGGACAAACGCAG GACGGTCGCGAGCCTTTGCATCTCCAAGGTGCAGGGCTTCATCCTCAACGTCCCTTCATGCGTGTCGCTCGGAATCCTGTCGCTGCCGCTGCCGCGGCGGCGCCACTGGCTCGCCGTCCGACAAGTCAACGGGCAGTATTACAACCTGGACTCCAAGCTCAAGAATCCCGTGTGTATCGGAGGGGAGGCGGAACTACA AAGGTTTCTGAGCGAGCAGCTCTCTCAGGACGTGGCCGAGATGCTCCTGGTGGTGCGGCgggaggtggaggaggacgGCTCCTGGCTGAACCCCGACCCCGCCGGTGACGGGGCCAACAGTACTGCCGTGAGAGCAAAACtaaggactttttttctttttttttttttttaa